In Candidatus Saccharibacteria bacterium oral taxon 488, one DNA window encodes the following:
- the dprA gene encoding DNA-protecting protein DprA gives MEINRIRPDEHIFTQRLASIANPPKSLCFMGNLPDSGAPVVAIVGSRKPSAYGREVTEQLASDLATAGCIIVSGLALGIDGIAQKTALEAGGTVIGVIPNELPDISPQTNYKLAMNIIKNGGAILSEWKKGDGKVVNRWSFLERNRLVSGLADAVIITEAAERSGTLNTAAHALSQGRDVFAVPGNITSPLSAGCNALLKQGALVATTATDILDVIAPSTTQSATDQAVIPLGETPAENTIIDLLRTGLRDGDQLQQQSGLNPADFATALTMLEINGVIKPLGANNWALR, from the coding sequence ATGGAAATCAATAGAATCCGTCCAGATGAGCATATTTTTACCCAGAGGTTGGCAAGTATTGCTAATCCACCGAAAAGCTTGTGTTTCATGGGAAATTTGCCAGATAGCGGCGCACCGGTCGTGGCAATCGTTGGCTCACGCAAGCCCTCGGCGTACGGCCGGGAAGTGACCGAGCAGCTGGCGAGCGACCTAGCAACAGCCGGCTGCATCATCGTTAGCGGCTTGGCACTCGGCATCGACGGCATTGCCCAGAAGACCGCCCTGGAGGCTGGCGGCACGGTCATCGGCGTTATCCCCAATGAACTACCTGATATCTCGCCGCAAACCAATTACAAATTAGCCATGAACATCATAAAAAATGGCGGCGCTATTCTATCCGAGTGGAAAAAAGGCGACGGTAAAGTCGTCAATCGCTGGAGCTTTTTAGAGCGCAACCGCTTGGTATCAGGACTAGCCGACGCCGTCATCATCACCGAGGCCGCCGAGCGCAGCGGCACGCTCAACACCGCCGCCCACGCCTTATCCCAAGGCCGCGACGTCTTTGCCGTGCCAGGCAACATCACCAGTCCACTCTCTGCAGGCTGCAACGCGCTACTCAAACAAGGCGCCCTCGTCGCCACCACTGCCACAGACATCCTCGATGTCATCGCCCCGTCAACCACTCAATCTGCCACCGACCAAGCCGTCATCCCCCTCGGTGAAACCCCGGCCGAAAACACTATCATCGACTTACTCCGGACCGGCCTCAGAGACGGCGACCAACTGCAGCAACAATCCGGCCTCAACCCAGCCGACTTCGCCACGGCACTAACCATGCTAGAGATCAACGGCGTGATCAAGCCGCTTGGGGCGAATAATTGGGCGCTACGATAA
- the topA gene encoding type I DNA topoisomerase encodes MKNLVIVESPAKAKTIEKYLGKDFHVLSSVGHIRSIVKKTKDGTPPIDVANDFFAVYEVDPEKKKVITELKKNVKAVGKDNVWLATDEDREGEAIAWHLCKVLNLPIETTKRIVFHEITKDAITTAIKNPRTVDMNLVQAQQARQILDRLVGFELSPVVWQKVPGGKSAGRVQSPAVRLLVEREREIMKFEGSSQFKVTAIFIHDNQEFKAELNQKFDSEETAREFLTSLKPATFTVNDISKTPGTRNPAAPFTTSTLQQEANAKLGFSSKATMASAQRLYQDGKITYMRTDSVNLSGQAIASATDFIKRLYGPDYSTVRKFKTKSASAQEAHEAIRPTDITRETVTSNEYDQKLYDLIRRRTLASQMSAAKLEKTTVTINIEGRELSTHDKTSAQTRELNDDEARRGEDCLSEASSAATRDESERESRRAEAVLEGADNSFGRFHFEAKGEVITFDGFLRVYGGGKDELLPKLHSGDTLETHDITARQIFARPPARYTEGSLVKKLEDLGIGRPSTYATIIDTVQTRGYVEKGDSEGQPRDVIVLNYNGEEVSRDIVQEKTGSTRGKLIPTPSGELIADFLTDHFTQIVDYDFTANVETEFDKIAAADLAKSTMLHGFYTPFHKLIEQSGGIDRSKVGANREVGIDPKSGKPILARFGRFGPMLQLGATDDEDKPRFAPLPKGAKIETVTLEQALEMFKLPRVVGQTEDGQDIKANIGRFGPYIQVGKLFVSIKPEDPHTITLETARELYAAKLQAEAEKNIANFGDGVKVLNGRFGPYITDGSKNAKIPKDTDPKSITHEQALELLKVAPAKPARRGRTSTKPSKSPRKSSRSKK; translated from the coding sequence ATGAAAAATCTCGTCATCGTCGAGTCACCAGCCAAAGCCAAAACCATTGAGAAATATTTGGGCAAGGATTTTCATGTCTTATCAAGCGTGGGGCACATCCGCTCAATCGTCAAAAAAACCAAGGACGGCACACCGCCAATTGATGTGGCGAATGATTTTTTTGCCGTCTACGAAGTTGATCCCGAAAAAAAGAAAGTCATCACCGAGCTAAAGAAAAACGTCAAGGCCGTCGGTAAAGACAACGTCTGGCTAGCCACCGATGAAGACCGCGAAGGGGAGGCGATTGCCTGGCATCTCTGTAAAGTGCTGAATCTACCGATCGAGACGACCAAGCGCATCGTCTTTCACGAGATCACCAAGGATGCTATCACCACCGCTATCAAAAATCCACGCACTGTTGATATGAATCTGGTACAAGCCCAGCAGGCACGGCAGATTCTCGACCGATTGGTTGGCTTTGAGCTCAGTCCAGTGGTCTGGCAAAAAGTACCAGGCGGCAAGTCGGCTGGCCGCGTCCAGAGCCCGGCAGTGCGGCTGCTGGTCGAGCGCGAACGAGAAATTATGAAGTTCGAGGGCAGCTCGCAGTTCAAGGTGACCGCCATATTTATCCACGACAACCAAGAATTCAAAGCCGAGCTCAACCAGAAATTTGATTCCGAAGAGACTGCGCGTGAATTCCTAACTAGCCTCAAGCCAGCCACATTCACCGTCAACGATATCTCGAAAACGCCTGGCACCCGCAACCCAGCCGCACCGTTCACGACCTCGACCTTGCAACAGGAGGCTAACGCCAAGCTTGGTTTCAGTTCCAAAGCCACCATGGCTTCAGCCCAGCGGCTCTACCAGGATGGTAAGATCACCTACATGCGTACTGACTCGGTCAATCTGAGCGGGCAGGCCATCGCCAGCGCCACTGATTTTATCAAGCGGCTGTACGGCCCGGATTATTCGACTGTGCGCAAATTCAAAACCAAATCCGCCTCAGCCCAAGAAGCCCACGAAGCCATCCGCCCGACCGACATCACCCGCGAAACCGTCACCTCCAACGAATACGACCAAAAACTCTACGACCTCATCCGTCGCCGCACCCTGGCATCACAAATGTCGGCAGCGAAATTGGAGAAGACGACAGTGACGATTAACATTGAAGGCAGAGAATTATCTACTCACGACAAAACATCTGCACAAACCCGAGAGTTGAATGACGATGAGGCGCGGCGCGGCGAGGACTGTCTGAGCGAAGCGAGTTCCGCAGCCACCCGAGACGAATCGGAGAGAGAATCTCGGCGTGCGGAAGCCGTTTTGGAGGGGGCAGATAATTCTTTCGGGCGTTTCCACTTTGAAGCCAAAGGCGAAGTCATCACCTTTGACGGCTTCCTGCGCGTCTACGGCGGCGGCAAAGACGAACTCTTGCCGAAGCTCCACTCTGGCGACACACTTGAAACCCACGACATCACCGCCCGCCAAATCTTCGCCCGGCCACCGGCCCGTTACACCGAAGGTTCACTCGTCAAGAAGCTTGAAGACCTCGGTATCGGCCGGCCAAGCACCTACGCCACCATCATCGACACCGTGCAAACCCGCGGCTACGTCGAAAAAGGCGACAGCGAAGGCCAGCCGCGCGACGTCATCGTCCTAAATTATAACGGCGAGGAAGTCAGCCGTGACATCGTCCAAGAAAAAACCGGTTCCACCCGCGGCAAGCTCATCCCAACACCAAGCGGGGAACTAATCGCCGACTTTTTGACCGACCATTTCACGCAAATCGTTGACTATGATTTCACCGCCAATGTCGAAACTGAATTTGATAAAATCGCCGCTGCTGACCTAGCGAAAAGCACCATGCTGCACGGATTTTACACGCCGTTTCACAAATTGATTGAACAATCAGGCGGCATCGACCGCAGTAAAGTCGGCGCTAACCGTGAAGTCGGCATCGATCCAAAATCTGGCAAACCAATCCTGGCCCGCTTTGGCCGCTTTGGCCCAATGTTGCAACTGGGTGCCACTGACGACGAGGACAAGCCACGCTTTGCACCGCTACCGAAGGGCGCGAAAATTGAAACGGTCACTTTGGAGCAGGCACTAGAAATGTTCAAACTACCGCGCGTCGTCGGTCAAACCGAAGACGGGCAAGACATCAAAGCCAACATCGGCCGCTTTGGCCCGTACATCCAAGTCGGCAAACTCTTCGTTTCCATCAAGCCTGAAGACCCACACACCATCACCCTAGAAACAGCCCGCGAACTCTACGCCGCCAAACTCCAAGCCGAAGCCGAGAAGAATATCGCTAATTTCGGCGATGGCGTCAAAGTCCTCAACGGCCGCTTTGGCCCGTACATCACCGACGGCAGCAAAAACGCCAAGATCCCCAAAGACACCGACCCGAAATCCATCACTCACGAGCAAGCCTTGGAGCTTCTGAAGGTCGCACCCGCGAAACCCGCCCGCCGCGGCCGCACCTCAACCAAACCATCCAAATCCCCGAGAAAAAGCAGCCGCTCAAAGAAGTAA